The Pontibacter sp. SGAir0037 DNA segment ATCCTCTTTTATATTCCAGCACCTTTATACCATTCAGCCAATGCTCCACGGTGTTATCAGGTTTAACAATTAAACGGGCCTGGTTCCACTCGCCGATTGGTTTCAGAAACCGCTGGTTCTTCTCCGATGTCTTCAGATCATACAGCGATGCAAGTGTACGGTTACCATCTCGTCCCATTTTAGCGTCCGGGTGTCTTGCATCATCCAGTAATTGATATTCGAGTCCGATAGCAGAAGCATTCTTAACGTTCTCTTTTTCCGTAACAAAATATTTGATACCACTGTTAGCACCCGCTGTGAGTTTAAACTGAACCTGTAAGTCAAATGCATCAAACTCCTGCTCCGTTACAATATCGCCACCGTTCACCGATTCGCCTCCTCCGGATTCAAGCACCTGCAGTTCTCCTGCGTCAATCTTCCATCCACCTGCCGGAAAAGCATCTTTATAAGCTCCCCTCCAGCCCTTTGTTGTTTTGCCATCCCACAGCAAGCGCCAGCCCTGTGCCTTTTCCTCTTCTGTCAGATTGTTTGGCACAAGGTTTACAACAAAGGCACTATGCCCTTCCCGTTGTTTCAGATCAGTAGTCTTGATACGGATATGCCGCCACCTGATTTCTTTTCCAGCATCTTCGGCATTGCCAATAGAATGCACCTGGAGCGCTATAATTCCTTTAGGTGTCATATCATCTACCACCGAAGCAACTGGCACATCATTCATCCAGGTGGTGATACGGTTACCTATGGCTTCGATTCGTGCTTTGTTCCAAGCTCCTTTCTTAAAAGCCGATTGGGCATCGGGGTTTAGCGAAAGCGGGTAAAGCCATCCCCGTCTTGCCTCATCGTAAATGCCTCCAGTCCACTTCCGATCAGAGGGATCAATTTCAAACTGGTAACCATGCACCCGTCCTTCCATGACGGCCGGATCAGAGATACTGCGAAACTGCACACCACTGTTAATGTCGTTATCCAGCATAACTTCAAACTCAAGGATATAGTCGCTATATTCTTTATCTGTAGCCAGAAAGCTGTTAGGCGAATTCATGACGGTGGTGCCCACAATGGCACCATCCTCTACTTTGTAGCTGGCCTTGCCGTTTATTTGCGTCCATCCGGTCAGGTCTTTTCCATTGAACAACTCAACCCAACCGTTTTCCTGTGATGACTCCGAAAGCTGCACCGATTCATTACTTTTTGAAGCGCATCCGTACTGGCTAAACGTGGCGGGAAGCAGCATTAGTAAAAGGGGCAAATGATGTTTTTTCATTTTTATCAAGTATGTGATTAAATCATATTCCAGTACTGCAGTTGGTGTCCACTGCGTTTAGTTAAAAGAGGCATTCTGCTCAGCCTTTGGACAAGGCTGAGCAGAATTATACTAATAACCTTCGTTTTGTGCAAATTCAGAGGTAGTACGGTCAATCTGTTCCTGCGGGATGGGACGCAAGACATGGAAACTTCTAATGTTTTGCCCCCCATAAGGATTATGGGCTTTTACGCGCTCAACAAGTTTTCCTGTTCTTACCAGGTCAAACCAGCGGAACATCTCTCCGATCAGCTCACGTGCGCGTTCATCCAGGATAAAATCTATGTCCAAATCCCCGGCCGTTACCATCATGGCTTGTTGGTGCTGTGCTGTTTCTTCAGGAGTAGCTCCTACTCTGGCAGACCTGAGCCTAAGGGTGTTGATATAATCTGCGGCTTCCTCAGCTTTGCCACTCATCAAAAGTGCTTCCGCAGCTATCAGGTACGTTTCGGCCAGCCGCATCATTGGAAAATCGCGCACACCTGCCGCCTGGTTATCAGGTCGTTGAGCATCCTCAAATTTAGTTAAAGAGGGATAAAGCTTTGGTGTATATTTGCTTGGTGTAAGCACCTGATAAGGCTTACTTGCAATAACATTGGCAGGAAGCTCTTTGCCTGGAAGCCAAATGGCAGTATCTCCTACACTGTAGGCCGGTACGCCGTTAATTTTAGGTATTGAGGCTGCATTGTTTGCGTAGAAGACACTTTTGAAAAACTTTTCATAGCGTACATCATGGGTTCTGTCAGCATAAACATTGTTTAAAAGGAAGTCTGTCGGGCGAAACCTCTTCCAGGGTGTTCCGTTTGGCAGATCCCGCTTCATGCCTGGCTGCACATCGTATTCCATTAACACAAAACGGCTGGCATTGTTAGCCCCATCTCCGTTATAAATCTGGTCGTTGATATACTGCGCTGCAAAAATTGTCTCTGAGTTGTTCTCATTGCCCTGAGCAAATACATCTGATATATTTGGCAGCAGCACATAGTTGTAATTACTTATCACTCCCTTTGCAAGGTCTGCTGCACGCTGATAGTCTGTTTGCTGCGCAGCTACAGACGATGCTCTCGTCAGCAATACCCTGGCAAGCAGGTGTTCAGCGGCAGGCTTGGTGGCACGGCCCCAGTCATTTGTGGTGGAAGGAAGTTTTGCAATAGCATCTTCCAGGTCTTTTACAATTACGTCATAAACATCCGCTACACTGGAGCGAGCTGATGCTGTCTCAACAGCTTGTGTTTCGCTGAGGGTGATATGTACCGGCCCAAACATCTGTACCAGTACAAAATAATGATGCGCCCTCAGGAATTTAGCTTCTCCTATTCTGATATCCCGGGTAACATTGTTCATACTTGAAATTGCCGGTGCCCGCTCAATAATGGCATTTGTGGTATTTATACCGATATAAAAATTGTTCCATATCTCTCTACAGTAAGTATTACGGGCATCTAGTTGAGCAGAATAAGCGTCGAAGTATTTAAACCCGCCATCAGACCCCTGCATGTAAGTATCAGTACCGAACACAGTAGTTGTCATGCCTCTTTCCACTCCATAATACTGTCGCAATGGTTGGTACGCAGCTACTACTGCAGCCTCCAGCCCCTCGCCGGTGCTTATAAATTCACTGGTAAGTCCAGAGCGAAGATCCTCATCCAGCAGGCCATTACACGATGTGGCAAGGCTTCCCAATATTAAAAGGCTAATTATATATCGTTTCATAAATCTTAAATTTTAACTTTTAGAATCTAACATTTAACCCTAACAGGTACTGAGAATAGGACGGCGTATCCTGACGCGGAAATTCAGGATCTATACCTTTGTGATCTCTTACATAAGATGAAAAGATGAGTGGTTGCTGTGCCGTAGCATAAACCCTTATTGAGCCAATGCCTATCTTTTCAGTAAGCGACTGGGGCAGGTTATACCCAAAGTTGATGTTCCTTATCTTGATAAATGATCCATCGAAATAGCGCAGGGTACTCACATAAATGGGGCTCTCCTGGTTCTGATTTGGCCTTGGATAAGCATTGGTAGGATTAGCAGGAGTCCAGTAGTCTACGTCTAAGCTGTTGTAGCGGCCGAACAAGTTAACTGTCTGCCCTTCATGGAGATTACTGATGATGGTGTTGCCGAATTGCCCGAATACAAAAAACGAAAGGTCAAAGTTTTTATAAGAAAAACGGTGTGTCATACCTCCTTGCCAGGTTGGCCTTGGAGTTCCTAGTATTATCCTGTCGTCAGCCGTAATTTTGTTATCATTGTTTACATCTCTAACTCTTATTTCGCCGGGCTTCTGCCCGTACACCTTTGCAAGCTCCGCCTCTTCTGTTTGCCAGATCCCGATTTTTTCATAGTCATAGTACACGTTTATCGGTTGACCTATAAACCATTGACTACCGATATCATCTACCTTGCCCCCATATAGCTCTATTATTTTTTCTCTGTTAGCAAAGGCATTTAAGTCTACCGACCAGTTAAAATCATTGCCAGCAATAAGCACGGCAGATAAAGTCATTTCTACACCTGTATTCTGGGTACTGCCTATATTCTCCAGCACATTGCTAAAACCACTGGTTAGGGGGAGCTGGCGCTGCAAGAGCAAGTCCCTGGTGCTCTGGCGATAGAATTCCAGACTACCTGAAACACGGTTATTCCAGAAGCCAAAATCAGTGCCTATATTGTATGAACTGGTTGATTCCCACTGCAAAGCATCGTTCCTGATAGCTCCAGGCCTAAACCCAAACAAGCCGGTATTGCCAAAGGAGTAGGTTGTACGGGATAAAGATCCCTGTGTCTGATAAGGGTTTATACCTGTATTTCCTGTTTCACCATAACTGGCACGCAGACGTAAAGTTGTTAACCATGAGATACCTTGCATGAATGCTTCATTAGAAACATTCCAACCTAGTGCAACAGAAGGAAAGAATCCCCATTTCTGCCCTTTGGCAAATCGTGAAGAGCCATCGGCACGACCTGTTAATGTTAATAGATAGCGGCTATCATATCCATAGTTTACGCGCGCCATATAGGATAAAATATTCCATTTTTCGTAAAATGATCCGACACCCGTTACCTTTGCAGCTGCCCCTAGGTTGTAGTACTCCATGCCTTCAGCAGGCACCCCCAGTACATTTACATTAGAGCCTTCCTGCTTACGCTGCTGCACACTGTATAAGCCTGTAAAGTTCAGGCTATGTTTTTCAGCAAAGGTTTTGTTATAATTCAGGATATTCTCGAGCGTGTAATTGAACACCTGGTTTTCATCAGTACTGGCAGTAGGATCGTTATTACGTCGTTCATTTGTTAAACGCCCCCTGAAATTACCCTTTCGGCTCTGGATAATATCCGGGCCAAAGTTAAGCCTGTAAGTGAGCCCTTCGGCAAGTGTTAACTCACCGTAAAGACTGCTAAAAAGGCGGAAGCGATCTTCTTTATTGATATTAGCGCCCTCTTGTATTTCACTTATCGGGTTAGAACGCAATCCATCGTTTGTTGGTAGAAAGATAATGTTGCCGGCTTCATCATAAGGAACACCGAGTGGATTTTCCAGTAGCGCATCATCATATGGATTTAGATCCAGTCCATTTAACACACTTTTACTTGCCAATGTAGATACGCCGAGCTTAATACGTTTTCCTATTTGCTGATCAAGGTTAACGCGCAGGGTAAAGCGGGACATGTCCTGAATCTTGATGATGCCGTTATCTTCAAAATAGTTTAGTGAAATCGAGTATCGGGTGTCTTCGGTGCCACCGTTTACACCGAGCTGGTGGTTCTGGATCAATCCTCTTCGCAGCATGAGCTCCTGATAATCTGTAGAGCGACCTAAACGAATAGACTCCAGTTCAACAGGTTCAAACAATTCCACATCTGCAGCCTGCGGGTCGTTATCGTCGTAATTATCGCTCGCTCTTCTCGACTCCCGCTTATATTCTGCGAACTCAGCTCCGTTCATCATATCTACTTTGCCTAAAGCTTTTGAGAAGCCGACAAAAGTATCATAGGTTATCTGAGGTTTACCAACGGTTCCTCTCCGGGTAGTGACAAGCACAACTCCATTGGCACCCCGAGACCCATAAATAGCAGTTGCCGAGGCGTCTTTTAATACTTCTAAGGAGGCAATATCCTGAGGTGCAATATCATTGATTCCGCCAGTTATCGGAATACCGTCTACTACATATAAAGGGTCATTATTAGCTGAGAAAGAACGGTTTCCACGCACCCTTACCTCCACACCTGCACCAGGCTTTGTACCCGACATGACCACATTCACACCTGCTACCCGCCCCTGCAGCGCCTGGGCTGCGTTTGTTACGGGCAGTTCTTTTATTTCTTCTGCCTTAACTGAACTAACAGCACCTGTTACATCACTTTTCTTCTGTGTACCATACCCTACAACGACCACTTCTTCCAGTGTTTTGGTATCTTCTTGTAAAATGACATTAATGGTTGTTTTTCCGTTTATAGGCACCTCTTTGGCAATAAACCCTATAAAAGAAAACACCAATGTACCGGATGCTTCTGAAAGGCGCAGCGAATAAGTACCTTCCACACCCGTAGTTGCCCCGGTAGAGGTTCCTTTTACGACAACCGTAACCCCAGGCAGTGGTTCACCTTTCCCTGACGTGACTCTTCCCTGAATGACAACATCCGCCACTTTAGGATTAACGTTGAGTGGCGGTCTAACGCCCTCTGCTGAGGCTACAAGTTGTGCTTTTACAGATAACCCTGTAAGGCAAACCAGCAGCACAGCACATGAAAATTTTGTAAAAATCGTCATAAGTGATGCTTTTTTGTGGAATAAAAAATACTAAAACTCAATACCTGCTTTTGCAGACAGGCAAATCTCAAATCATGTAGAGCAGATTACTTCTATGGTAACACAGCAGTGTCAAGTTTTCGCAATCGATTGCAGATAATGAAATAAAATGAATTACTTCTTCTGCACCCTAACTTCAATAAGTATATCTTTTACCTGATGGCACAGGCATTGTTTTAGATTAAAAAAGCATAGGCGTTCATCATAAAAAACTATAGATAAGCTTTGCTTCCTTTATAGTTTTCCACCTTCTAAAGCAACCCAGCAATTAAAAAACATTGGAATTGTTAATACTGAGCAATAATGACTCCCTTTCAACTTACTATCTTGGTTAAACAAGTACTTGCATCTGAGATCGATTGCAGGCATAATCAAAAAAAAAGCATTCGCTCACCAATTGCATACTTTATAAAAGTGATTAATCAATCATTATTTTCTAAATGTATTTATTCATTTTTACTTTTCCTAAAAGGAATTGTTCTTTTCCTGAAAAAATTTATTAAAGCAAATCCCGCATAACTTAAAACCGTGCCCTACTTAAAAAATAAATGGATTTGTGAATTGTTATGTAGGTCTGTGATGATGATAACATAAAACTGAATTCTTTTCTGTGCCGCATGTGAGGCAGTACAACCAGTTCAAAAAAAATGTTAGGTTATTTTGAATTGCAACCAGCTAGAAACCGGTTAAGCAATCGGAAAAATTTCAGCAACCGCATGAGTGAGTTTCAAGATTAAACCACAATGGTTGCAACAGAAGGAAGTTTAAATTTGTTGAATTTTCAATGCCGAAACAGTTCAGAGCAGGGTAGCCAACACGCTTGCATGGGAGAGTCGCTGTACATTCGTCTGAAGGAGGTGTCATAACTCACCCTGGTGTATACTATCTTCATGTCTTTATTTTGTTAACCTGTTTACACCATCCCCTACCAGCGGATGTTTGATGCTTCAAAAATGTGGGCCATATAGCCTCCATTCATTCCCTCGCTTCCGCCTCGTCTGGTTATGCCCTAAGCTTTCATATGCTTTCAGCTCTGGAGGCCATGCTTTCCTATAATGCCAGCTATGATCATTTCTTATTTTCTCTTTCTAAAACGGTCGTACCGTTTATTGCTTAACCAGATGTCAGTGACACCTAAAATCATCATCTGAACAACGTTTCTGAATTAAAACCGTCCACTAATAAAGGAGTTCAGGATGTTTTACTACATAATTCTAAATGAGAAGAACACTTTTACTGTTTATCACCTGCCTCATCAGTACCTTTAGTCAAGCACAGTATCCGGAAGAGAAAGCAGAGGAGAAACCCAGCTTGAAGATAGGCGGGGCTTTGCGCTTCAACTACAACCTTTCCACCTGGAAGGACGACCAACTGAAACGAGGCGGTGACTTTGGCTTTGATCTGTTTCGTATTAATGTGGAATCTGAGTACAAGGGTATTAAACTAAACGCAGAGTTCAGGCATTACGCACAGGCATTTGGCGGCGCTTTCCTGAAGCAGGGTTGGTTCCAGCACGACTTCTCCGAAAAGTCTCAAATCCAGGTCGGCCTGAACCAGGTGCCTTTTGGCATTCAGCAATATAACTCCAACAACTGGTTTTTTAACATCACCTATTACGCTGGTTTCGAGGACGACCACGACATGGGAGTAAAGTATATACACGACAACGGCCTTTGGCAATGGCAGGCCGCCTATTATAAAAGCGCCGAGGAGTTTGTGATCAGCTCGGCAGAGGCCAGCCCCAACCGCTACTCCTACGACATTACCGGGCGCAACAAAGAAAACAATCAAATGGACTTTAAGCTGGTTCGTCGCCTGGGCGACAGTCTTGCCCATGAACTGGGCTTCTCCCTGCAGGGAGGGCTTCTCTACAACCTGGACACTGAGCGCAACGGCAACAGGTACGCCGCTGCCGTACACTACGAGTACGCGGCAGCCTATAGTCCCTGGAACGTGAAGCTGCAGGCGATGCTCTACCGCTTACACCCGGAATACGCATCCGGGGACGACACTGGCTTTGTAGAGATGGGTGCCTACGGAGCCAATTACAACGTGGCCACCAAGGGGGAGATGTATACCGCCAGCCTGGCCTATCACCTTCCCATCGACAGGCGCCTGCTGCAGGGCATCACCTTCTACAACAACTACGGCTACTATAACAAGCGATTCAGTGGTTTTGAGGACACCCATATGAACGTACTGGGCGCTTTATGGACCGCCGGGGCTATGTACATCTACACCGATGCGGCCTTTGGCTACAACCAGCCCTGGCTTGGACCGGAGTGGGTAAACGCCCTTGCCTCCGGCACGCCCGCAGACACGGATTGGCACCTGCGTTTTAACATTAATATGGGATACTATTTCTGATTCTTTAACACGACATGCATGGGTAAAGTAAAAAGTAACACACACAGGTCTTTGGGGCTGGAGGTAAACGGTCCGGTATTCTGGTCGTCCATCGCTTTTCTGGTAGTCAGCATCGCGCTGGTGCTTGTCTTCCGGGAGAGTGCCGAGGCATTTTTCAGTGAGGTGCAAGTGGCCGTCACCTCCAGTATGGGCTGGCTCTTTATACTCAGCGTAAATCTCTTTGTAGCGTTCTGCCTGTATGTAGCCTTCAGCCGATTTGGTGCGATAAGGCTGGGCGGCAAAGACGCCAAGCCTGAATTCACCACCTCGGCCTGGTTTGCCATGCTTTTCAGCGCGGGTATGGGCATAGGCCTACTTTTCTGGAGCATAGCCGAGCCCATCAACCACTTTCAGACACCCCCTCTCGGGGAGCCCGGCACACCCGCCGCGGCGAGGCAGGCTATGAACTTCACTTTCCTGCATTGGGGACTGCACGCCTGGGCCATCTACGCACTGGTTGCGCTGGCGCTGGCGTTCTTTACCTATAACCGGCAGCTGCCCCTGACCGTGCGCTCTGCCTTCTATCCTTTTTTAGGTGAGCGGATTCATGGCATGGTGGGGCACATCATCGATACATTGGCTGTGATTGCCACGCTTTTCGGCCTGGCAACCTCGCTGGGGCTAGGGGTGCAACAGGTGGCTGCGGGGCTAAATCATGTATTCCCAGCCATTGTGAACAATATCACTACTCAAATTATACTTATCATGGTCATCACTGGTATCGCAACGATTTCTGTTGTAACCGGTGTAGACAAGGGCGTACGCATCCTGAGCGAGTGGAATATACGCATTGCCCTGTTTATACTGGTGGCGGTGCTGGTGCTGGGGCCAACCGTTTTTATACTTGGCTCCTATGTGCAGAACACCGGCTCCTACATCGGTAACTTCATGCAGCTCTCGTTCTGGAACGAGGCCTACTCTACCAGGAACTGGCAGGGCTCCTGGACGGTTTTCTACTGGGCCTGGTGGATTTCATGGGCACCGTTCGTGGGTATTTTTATTGCGCGGGTGTCTAAGGGCAGGACCATTAAGGAGTTTGTACTGGGCGTGTTGATCGCTCCAACCCTGCTCTCTTTCCTATGGATGACCGCCTTCGGCAGCACGGCGCTACGCGAAGCGCTGGCCGGTGACGCGACCATCGCGAATGCTGTAGCTGCAGATATGTCTACCGCCCTGTTTGTATTCTTCGAGCAACTGCCCTTCTCTACTGTACTTTCCGTGATTGGGGTACTGCTGGTGGCAGGTTTTTTTGTGACCTCTTCCGACTCCGGTTCGCTAGTGGTCGTAAGCCTTACATCCGGCGGTAACCCGAACCCTTCGGTGGGACTGCGTGTTTTTTGGGCACTGGCTGGTGGCGCTGTGGCCGCAGTGCTCTTGCTTGGCGGGGGCCTGCAGGCCTTGCAAACGGCCGTTATTATTACGGGGCTCCCTTTTGCCATTATCCTTTTGCTGATGTGTTACAGCCTTTACCGGGGCCTTGACGAGGAAGCCGCGGAAGAAACTAAACTGGGCAAGGCACAACAACGAAAAGCATACCAGCAGCTTGTCGGCGAAATGCTTGCCAAGCGTGCCCAAAAGCTGGGTACTGGAACTCCGGAACTCAAAAAAGATCATCCTACACCACCAAATCCTGATGCATTATGATTACGATTGACGCCATGATGGTCTGCCTCGACCTAAGCGACATAGACGAAAAACTGGTTGCCTTTGCCCGCTCCATCTGTGAGCGCCTGGAGGTACGCAAAGTATACTTTGTGCATAACATCAAACTATACGAGCTTAGCGACGAATTTAGAGAATGGTTCGGAGATATAGACCTTGGCCGCGAGATCGAGGGCAACATGCAGGATATTGTGGCCGAGCAGTTTGGTAACGTTACTGATTACGAGATACTCGTCAGCGAGGAGCCGAACACAGAGGTTATACTCGCCGACCTGGTAAAGCGCTACAAGGTAAAGCTAACCGTTCTTGGGAAGAAGACGAGCGACAAAAGCACGGGAGCCTTGGGTACAAAGCTGTTGCGCATACTTCCGTGCAGCGTGCTGGTGTTCCCCGAAAAGGCTCCTTTTAACATACAAAAAGTGTTGGTCCCGATAGACTTTTCAGATGCCTCTGTTCACGCACTCAGGCTAAGTAAAAACTTATCTGATCAATTGCGTCTTCAGCTGGAAATTATGCACGTATACCGCCTCCCAAGCCAGTTCTTCCCACTCATCTCAGAAGAGAAAGCCGTTAAAAAAGCGGAAGAATCGGTCAAAGAAAAATTTGCTCAACTGCAGAAACGGCACCAGGAGATAAGCACTGTTCCTTATGCCTTGGTAAGAGCTGCCAACAAGAGCATCGCAGAGCGTATTGCCCTGCACTTAGAAAAAGGCCGTCACAACTTGCTGGTACTGGGCCTGAAGGGTAACAACCCGCTGCCTTCGCTGAGTCTGGGCAGCGTGCCTACCGAGCTGTATAACACCGATATCCAAGTGCCGCTTTGGCTGGTGTACTCCGAGGATGTTATTCAGTAGGCTAAAGTGTGGTGGTGACAGGAAATGCTTGAAAAGAAGATAACAAGGAGATTTTATCCCACTCCTGCTGACACCAGGAGTGGGATCTCTGGCACCAGCCTATCGACGCCTATAGCTCTAAGAAAGGCGCCGTTGAGGCGCATGATGACTGTTCACTAACACCTACCGTAAATCTTTGCCAGACAGATCGTTCACCACATGCCTATAGATCATCACATACCTGGGGAACAGGAAAAGCGCAAAAGGATCCCGCTAGACCAGGAGACAAAAATCGGCTGCCATCACAAAGCAAGGACAGGCTTGCTATCCTTGCTTTGTGAGACTGTACGGTGAAGACCAGGCTTTGACAGGATAGGCAAAGCTCTTATCGCCAAGAGTGTAAAAGATTGAAGTAAAGCAGCTGCGTAGACCTTTTTTACCAGGTGAACCGCTACAGCGGAATCCGCGGGTAGTTCTGCACCTCCACCTCTTTATCGTCTTTGCTGTTGATTAAGCGGCTGGGACGGTTATTTTGTGCCACTTCATGTGCTTTGGCAAGTGCCTTATCCTCCTCATCAAAAGATTGTACCAGTTCTCCTTCATGGTTCAGCACACACCACTGCCTCTTTTCCTCGTTCCACTGTATACGGTATGTTCGCTCCCCCAACTGCTTCCTGTGACGGATCAGGTCCAGAATAATCTTGCCGTCGCTATAGCTTCCACCGGGGTAGGCCATGGGCAGAAGCGCGAAAAAGATGTAGTAAAGTGAGAAGTAGGTGAACTGGTAAGTCGCCATAGTCGGCTCAAGGGTCTTATTCTCAATCAGGTAAATCACAACGACCGTCGTTACAGCGTTAAACAGCGCACCGCCTGAGAAGATGAGAATATTGGCAAAACGGTGATTGCGCTTCAGGTTGTCGAAGGAGCAGAGGCCGTACCAGAAATAATATTTGCGCACCTCCAGCAGGCCGGCACGGAACAGCACCTCACCGCTGCCGACGGTGACTTTGATGTTCCTCCCCCCCATCAGCCAGGCAAAGAAAACATGCCCTGCCTCGTGCACAAGCGAAATGATGGGAAGCACAAGGAAAAAGGCAAGAAAGAACTTCGGTATATCATTTACTCCAAACATGACATTACCTGTTACGGTAACGAAGGAGTAACTTGGTGCTTTTTTTCTGTTTTTTTTAGGGCACGCTAAGGTACCGTAACTTATAGGTGTATGGGGATTGCCGCGGTGGCCTGGAGCTGTCAGTTAAATGACTGTCGAAACTCCAGAGGTGACATTTTGGTTTTCTTTTTAAAAAGCGTACTAAATGACTGGGCGTATTCAAAGCCTAAGGCATAAGCGATTTCGCTCACCGATAAGTTGGTAGTGGATAATTTTTCTTTTGCTTTTTCGATCAACTTCTCGTGGATATGTTGCTGGGTGTTTTGCCCGGTATGCAGGCGCAAGAAGTCGCTGAGATAGTTTGGCGATAGATTCATCCGTTCCGCAATATGTTGTACCGTTAACAGTCCCTGTTGCATGGTAGTATCAGTATTAAAATACTCCTCAACAAGAAGTTCAAATTTCGTAAGCAGTTGATGATTGTTGTTTTTGCGGGTAATGAACTGCCGCTCGTAAAAGCGATTGGAATAGTTAAGCAGCAATTCAATTTGTGATAGAATGATTTCCTGTGTGTGTTTATCAATATGCTGGCATTCTTTGTCGATCTTGCGGAGTATAGTGATAAGATCCTCTTCTTCTTCAGCGGAAAGATGCAGCGCCTCGTGTACCGCATAAGAAAAAAAGCCGTAGTTGTTGATAGTGCTTGCTAAGGGATGGGTAAGCAAAAAATCCGGATGGAAGATGAGCAGATAGCCCGATC contains these protein-coding regions:
- a CDS encoding site-2 protease family protein, which produces MFGVNDIPKFFLAFFLVLPIISLVHEAGHVFFAWLMGGRNIKVTVGSGEVLFRAGLLEVRKYYFWYGLCSFDNLKRNHRFANILIFSGGALFNAVTTVVVIYLIENKTLEPTMATYQFTYFSLYYIFFALLPMAYPGGSYSDGKIILDLIRHRKQLGERTYRIQWNEEKRQWCVLNHEGELVQSFDEEDKALAKAHEVAQNNRPSRLINSKDDKEVEVQNYPRIPL
- a CDS encoding AraC family transcriptional regulator, which gives rise to MNSINSVSEFHRLLSLPEPRHPLVSVINLAESVFLEDKVWEGFVNRFYCVALKREAKGKIRYGQQHYDYDNGVLSFTAPNQVQYLDLQHMECGSGYLLIFHPDFLLTHPLASTINNYGFFSYAVHEALHLSAEEEEDLITILRKIDKECQHIDKHTQEIILSQIELLLNYSNRFYERQFITRKNNNHQLLTKFELLVEEYFNTDTTMQQGLLTVQHIAERMNLSPNYLSDFLRLHTGQNTQQHIHEKLIEKAKEKLSTTNLSVSEIAYALGFEYAQSFSTLFKKKTKMSPLEFRQSFN